One Setaria italica strain Yugu1 chromosome II, Setaria_italica_v2.0, whole genome shotgun sequence DNA segment encodes these proteins:
- the LOC101781670 gene encoding uncharacterized protein LOC101781670 yields the protein MAFAGVLRAGVLAVPPPLPASSPPPFFATSAYARVPRPTAAARAVRYRRRGRPSRAAAAITASLDLTEDNVRLALEEAKSELGQLFDTSVGITGQVDLAELDGPFVKLRLKGKFWHTRATVVARIGNYLKNRIPEILEVEIEDEKQLDDSPAAF from the exons ATGGCGttcgccggcgtcctccgcgCCGGCGTCCTCGCGGTGCCCCCTCCGCTacccgcctcctcgccgccgccattctTCGCCACTTCGGCCTATGCCCGTGTACCTCGCCCCACGGCGGCAGCACGGGCCGTACGataccggcgacggggccggccgAGCCGCGCTGCCGCGGCGATCACCGCGTCGCTCGACCTCACCGAGGACAACGTCCGGCTAGCCCTAGAAGAAGCCAAATCCGAG CTGGGGCAGCTGTTCGACACGTCGGTGGGCATCACAG GGCAAGTTGATCTCGCGGAGTTGGACGGGCCGTTCGTGAAGCTCCGGCTCAAGGGCAAGTTCTGGCACACCCGCGCCACCGTGGTCGCGAGGATCGGCAACTACCTCAAGAACCGCATCCCG GAAATCTTGGAGGTGGAGATAGAGGATGAGAAGCAATTGGATGACAGCCCCGCTGCTTTCTGA
- the LOC101782893 gene encoding plant UBX domain-containing protein 10 has product MSSGPARGASSSSAGESLRNSCNDFARTLARLPASIMEGLSRSIPRRRSHHYPAAPHRLQPPPQAPPPLLPPPFVPEELVFFSMLEQQYGAHHPFFYGCRFADTLRAARREGKLVFVYLHDPAHPYTEPFCRRTLCSDVVVEFLDANFVSWGAVAGMGEGPGMVASLQPGSFPFCAVVAPVSDESIAVLQQVEGPVSPTELVEILQRTIDEQGAAFRASSRPDEQAAAVRSDRTAEEEERRRSAQRLRQEQDAAYLESLRRDQEKERSRKSLQEGAAKPRAGSQLRPKHPGHGQAARQPTKTTQSQIRASPQKEPAASQRTEPNTKIMIRFPNGERRQQSFRHTDTIRDVYRYVDSLGIPGIGSYQLVRSYPRKTYGHQQLGMTIGDAGFYPSVALYIEQLQ; this is encoded by the exons ATGTCGTCGGGTCCGGCGAGGGGGGCCAGCAGTAGCAGCGCGGGCGAGAGCCTCCGGAACTCCTGCAACGACTTCGCCCGCACCCTGGCGCGGCTGCCGGCCAGCATCATGGAGGGCTTGTCGAGGTCGATCCCTCGCCGCCGGAGCCACCACTACCCGGCCGCTCCCCACCGTCTCCAGCCACCGCCGCAGGCGCCGCCTCCGCTTCTTCCTCCGCCGTTCGTCCCCGAGGAGCTCGTCTTCTTCAGCATGCTCGAGCAGCAGTACGGCGCCCACCACCCGTTCTTCTACGGGTGCCGCTTCGCCGACACCCTGAGGGCCGCGCGGAGGGAGGGCAAGCTCGTCTTCGTCTACCTCCACGACCCGGCCCACCCCTACACCGAGCCCTTCTGCCGGAGAACGCTCTGCAGCGACGTCGTGGTGGAGTTCCTCGACGCCAACTTCGTGTCCTGGGGAGCCGTCGCCGGCATGGGGGAGGGGCCGGGCATGGTGGCGTCGCTGCAGCCCGGCAGCTTCCCCTTCTGCGCCGTCGTCGCCCCCGTCTCCGACGAAAGCATCGCAGTCCTACAACAG GTGGAGGGGCCAGTGTCGCCGACAGAGCTTGTGGAAATCTTGCAGCGCACCATTGACGAGCAGGGTGCGGCTTTCAGAGCCTCCTCCAGGCCTGACGAGCAGGCTGCAGCCGTCAGATCAGACAGAACggccgaggaagaagagaggaggagatcCGCCCAACGACTACGACAAGAGCAGGACGCAGCTTACCTCGAGTCGCTTCGCAGGGACCAG GAGAAAGAAAGATCCCGCAAGAGTCTGCAAGAGGGAGCTGCCAAGCCGAGGGCAGGCAGCCAGCTTCGCCCAAAACATCCTGGCCATGGCCAGGCAGCACGACAACCTACCAAGACGACTCAGAGTCAGATCAGAGCATCCCCTCAGAAGGAACCTGCAGCTTCACAAAGAACTGAACCGAATACCAAG ATCATGATAAGGTTTCCCAACGGTGAGAGAAGGCAGCAGAGCTTCCGTCACACGGACACCATCAGGGATGTCTACAGGTATGTGGACTCCTTGGGCATACCAGGCATCGGAAGCTACCAGCTCGTGAGGAGCTATCCAAGGAAGACGTACGGTCATCAGCAGCTGGGGATGACCATTGGAGACGCAGGTTTCTATCCGAGTGTGGCATTGTACATTGAGCAGCTTCAGTAA
- the LOC101765764 gene encoding aspartyl protease family protein At5g10770 produces the protein MASQALGMAFVTRCALSHGSCLAVVLAAAAALASLFGRLCAEESGGRGDWHVASVSSLRPSTVCATAEGPSNTSALKVVHRHGPCSPPKSRGAAQSPVEILVRDRDRAKSIHRRITGASTVDANRGSKGVHMPAHWATASLGTNNYVVTVGLGTPARYFTLEFDTGSDLSWVQCTPCKDCYEQQDPLFDPAKSPTYSAVPGGARECRELGYLRRRSSSGNRCRYEVAYADGSVTDGDLARDTLTLAAPSDTIPGFVFGCGRDNTGQFGTEDGLIGLGRRGVSLSSQAAGRYGPGFSYCLPSLSSGTGYLALGGAAPENAQFTAMVPSRDLPSLYFVRLVGVKVAGHLTILPDGTFAALWSAFARLMMGRYRRAPGLSFLDTCYNFTGHDTLRVPSVALVFAGGATVNLDVSGVLVKLGSDEPGVACLGFTSTGDDKPVGILGNTQQKTFAVVYDVVNRRIGFGAKGCA, from the exons ATGGCCTCACAGGCATTGGGGATGGCCTTCGTGACGCGGTGCGCTCTGTCCCATGGAAGCTGCCTCGCGGTtgtcctcgcggcggcggcagcgctcgcCTCTCTGTTCGGCCGTCTATGCGCGGAGgagagcggcgggcggggcgacTGGCACGTCGCGAGCGTCAGCTCGCTGCGGCCGAGCACGGTCTGCGCGACTGCGGAAG GGCCATCTAACACGTCGGCTCTCAAGGTCGTGCACCGGCACGGGCCATGCTCGCCGCCGAAGTCACGCGGCGCCGCGCAGTCTCCCGTCGAGATCCTGGTCCGTGACCGGGACAGGGCCAAGTCCATACACCGTAGGATCACCGGCGCCTCCACCGTCGACGCAAACCGAGGCTCGAAGGGCGTGCACATGCCGGCGCACTGGGCCACCGCATCTCTTGGCACCAACAACTACGTCGTCACGGTCGGCCTCGGGACGCCGGCGAGGTACTTCACGCTGGAGTtcgacaccggcagcgaccTGTCGTGGGTGCAGTGCACGCCGTGCAAGGACTGCTACGAGCAGCAAGACCCGCTCTTCGACCCGGCCAAGTCGCCGACGTACTCCGCCGtgcccggcggcgcgcgggagtGCCGAGAACTCGGCTACTTACGGCGCCGCTCGTCGTCGGGCAACAGGTGCCGGTACGAGGTCGCGTACGCCGACGGCTCGGTGACCGACGGCGACCTCGCGCGCGACACGCTGACGCTGGCGGCGCCGTCCGACACGATCCCGGGCTTCGTCTTCGGGTGCGGCCGCGATAACACCGGGCAATTCGGCACGGAGGACGGGCTCATCGGCCTCGGCCGCAGGGGCGTGTCCCTGTCCTCGCAGGCGGCGGGCAGGTATGGCCCTGGGTTTTCCTACTGCCTGCCGTCGCTGTCGAGCGGCACCGGGTACCTGGCACTCGGCGGAGCCGCGCCGGAGAACGCGCAGTTCACGGCGATGGTGCCCAGCCGCGACCTGCCGTCGCTGTACTTCGTCCGTCTCGTCGGCGTCAAGGTCGCCGGA CACCTCACCATCCTCCCCGACGGCACCTTCGCCGCGCTCTGGTCGGCGTTCGCGCGCCTGATGATGGGGAGGTACAGGAGGGCGCCCGGGCTGTCGTTCCTGGACACGTGCTACAACTTCACGGGGCACGACACGCTGCGGGTGCCGTCGGTGGCCCTGGtgttcgccggcggcgccacggTGAACCTCGACGTCAGCGGGGTCCTGGTGAAGCTGGGGTCGGACGAGCCGGGCGTGGCTTGCCTGGGGTTCACGTCCACCGGCGACGACAAGCCCGTCGGCATCCTCGGGAATACGCAGCAGAAGACGTTCGCCGTGGTCTACGACGTGGTCAACAGGAGGATCGGATTCGGCGCCAAGGGCTGCGCCTGA
- the LOC101766184 gene encoding aspartyl protease family protein At5g10770 isoform X2, translating into MASGARCSARHGHGRRGIAAVLALAALASPCRHGAAAAAAAEGSEPKKWHVVSISSLLPSTACTAAKASKSSALRVVHRHGPCSPLHARGDAPSHAEILERDQDRVDSIRRRIAGASAIISDADRVADSKTVSLPARWGIPLDTTNYITTVGLGTPPRNLSVEIDTGSDLSWVQCKPCARCYEQQDPLYDPAQSSTHSAVPCGSRECQKVEAQRCAADDKCRYDITYADKSHTNGTVVRDALTLAVSHALPGFVFGCGHDNDMGPYDKIDGIFGLNRGKVSLPSQVAARYGGAGFSYCLPSSPSAEGYLAFGGAAPPPNAQFTEMVNGAEPSSYYLDLVGIKVAGRELEIPPAVFAAGGTIIDTGTVISRLPPRAYAALRSAFVRSMAAYRRAPALSLLDTCYNFTGHTRVRIPSAALVFAGGTTVSLNARGLLFVSTVSQTCLGFASTGDETTVNILGNTQQKTFTVIYDVDKKRIGFGAKGCN; encoded by the exons ATGGCTTCTGGCGCGCGGTGCTCCGCGCGTCATGGTCATGGACGACGTGGAATCGCGGCTGTTCTCGCGCTAGCCGCTCTCGCCTCGCCTTgccgccacggcgccgcggcggcggcggcggccgagggcaGCGAGCCGAAAAAGTGGCACGTCGTGAGCATCAGCTCGCTGCTGCCGAGCACGGCTTGCACGGCGGCGAAAG CATCAAAGTCGTCGGCTCTCAGAGTCGTGCACCGGCACGGCCCCTGCTCACCGCTGCACGCTCGCGGCGACGCGCCGTCCCACGCCGAGATTCTGGAACGGGACCAGGACAGGGTCGACTCCATACGCCGCAGGATCGCCGGAGCTTCGGCGATCATCAGCGACGCGGACCGCGTCGCGGACTCGAAGACCGTGTCTCTGCCTGCGCGCTGGGGTATACCTCTCGACACCACCAACTATATCACCACGGTCGGCCTCGGCACGCCGCCGAGGAACTTGTCCGTGGAGAtcgacaccggcagcgaccTGTCGTGGGTTCAGTGCAAGCCGTGCGCGCGCTGCTACGAGCAGCAGGACCCGCTCTACGACCCGGCGCAGTCGTCGACGCACTCCGCGGTACCCTGCGGCTCGCGGGAGTGCCAAAAAGTCGAGGCACAAAGGTGCGCGGCGGACGACAAGTGCCGGTACGACATCACCTACGCCGACAAGTCGCACACCAACGGCACCGTCGTCCGCGACGCGCTCACGCTGGCGGTGTCGCACGCGCTCCCGGGCTTCGTCTTCGGGTGCGGCCACGACAACGACATGGGGCCGTACGACAAGATCGACGGGATCTTCGGCCTCAACCGCGGCAAGGTGTCGTTACCCTCGCAAGTGGCGGCGAGATACGGCGGCGCGGGTTTCTCTTACTGCCTGCCATCGTCGCCGAGCGCCGAGGGGTACCTAGCATTCGGCggagcggcgccgcctccgAACGCGCAGTTCACGGAGATGGTGAATGGCGCCGAGCCGTCGTCCTACTACCTCGACCTCGTCGGCATCAAGGTGGCCGGCCGGGAACTCGAGATCCCGCCGGCCGTGTTCGCGGCGGGCGGCACCATAATCGACACGGGTACCGTGATCAGCCGACTGCCCCCGCGGGCCTACGCCGCCCTGCGATCAGCTTTCGTCCGCTCCATGGCCGCCTACAGGAGGGCGCCTGCGCTGTCCCTCCTCGACACGTGCTACAACTTCACCGGCCACACGAGGGTGAGGATACCGTCGGCGGCGCTGGTGTTCGCCGGCGGCACCACCGTGAGCCTCAACGCCAGAGGGCTGCTGTTTGTGTCCACGGTGTCGCAGACGTGCCTAGGCTTCGCGTCCACGGGGGACGAGACGACCGTGAACATCCTCGGGAACACGCAGCAGAAGACCTTCACGGTAATTTACGACGTGGACAAGAAGAGGATCGGGTTCGGCGCCAAGGGCTGCAACTGA
- the LOC101766184 gene encoding aspartyl protease family protein At5g10770 isoform X1, whose protein sequence is MASGARCSARHGHGRRGIAAVLALAALASPCRHGAAAAAAAEGSEPKKWHVVSISSLLPSTACTAAKAASKSSALRVVHRHGPCSPLHARGDAPSHAEILERDQDRVDSIRRRIAGASAIISDADRVADSKTVSLPARWGIPLDTTNYITTVGLGTPPRNLSVEIDTGSDLSWVQCKPCARCYEQQDPLYDPAQSSTHSAVPCGSRECQKVEAQRCAADDKCRYDITYADKSHTNGTVVRDALTLAVSHALPGFVFGCGHDNDMGPYDKIDGIFGLNRGKVSLPSQVAARYGGAGFSYCLPSSPSAEGYLAFGGAAPPPNAQFTEMVNGAEPSSYYLDLVGIKVAGRELEIPPAVFAAGGTIIDTGTVISRLPPRAYAALRSAFVRSMAAYRRAPALSLLDTCYNFTGHTRVRIPSAALVFAGGTTVSLNARGLLFVSTVSQTCLGFASTGDETTVNILGNTQQKTFTVIYDVDKKRIGFGAKGCN, encoded by the exons ATGGCTTCTGGCGCGCGGTGCTCCGCGCGTCATGGTCATGGACGACGTGGAATCGCGGCTGTTCTCGCGCTAGCCGCTCTCGCCTCGCCTTgccgccacggcgccgcggcggcggcggcggccgagggcaGCGAGCCGAAAAAGTGGCACGTCGTGAGCATCAGCTCGCTGCTGCCGAGCACGGCTTGCACGGCGGCGAAAG CAGCATCAAAGTCGTCGGCTCTCAGAGTCGTGCACCGGCACGGCCCCTGCTCACCGCTGCACGCTCGCGGCGACGCGCCGTCCCACGCCGAGATTCTGGAACGGGACCAGGACAGGGTCGACTCCATACGCCGCAGGATCGCCGGAGCTTCGGCGATCATCAGCGACGCGGACCGCGTCGCGGACTCGAAGACCGTGTCTCTGCCTGCGCGCTGGGGTATACCTCTCGACACCACCAACTATATCACCACGGTCGGCCTCGGCACGCCGCCGAGGAACTTGTCCGTGGAGAtcgacaccggcagcgaccTGTCGTGGGTTCAGTGCAAGCCGTGCGCGCGCTGCTACGAGCAGCAGGACCCGCTCTACGACCCGGCGCAGTCGTCGACGCACTCCGCGGTACCCTGCGGCTCGCGGGAGTGCCAAAAAGTCGAGGCACAAAGGTGCGCGGCGGACGACAAGTGCCGGTACGACATCACCTACGCCGACAAGTCGCACACCAACGGCACCGTCGTCCGCGACGCGCTCACGCTGGCGGTGTCGCACGCGCTCCCGGGCTTCGTCTTCGGGTGCGGCCACGACAACGACATGGGGCCGTACGACAAGATCGACGGGATCTTCGGCCTCAACCGCGGCAAGGTGTCGTTACCCTCGCAAGTGGCGGCGAGATACGGCGGCGCGGGTTTCTCTTACTGCCTGCCATCGTCGCCGAGCGCCGAGGGGTACCTAGCATTCGGCggagcggcgccgcctccgAACGCGCAGTTCACGGAGATGGTGAATGGCGCCGAGCCGTCGTCCTACTACCTCGACCTCGTCGGCATCAAGGTGGCCGGCCGGGAACTCGAGATCCCGCCGGCCGTGTTCGCGGCGGGCGGCACCATAATCGACACGGGTACCGTGATCAGCCGACTGCCCCCGCGGGCCTACGCCGCCCTGCGATCAGCTTTCGTCCGCTCCATGGCCGCCTACAGGAGGGCGCCTGCGCTGTCCCTCCTCGACACGTGCTACAACTTCACCGGCCACACGAGGGTGAGGATACCGTCGGCGGCGCTGGTGTTCGCCGGCGGCACCACCGTGAGCCTCAACGCCAGAGGGCTGCTGTTTGTGTCCACGGTGTCGCAGACGTGCCTAGGCTTCGCGTCCACGGGGGACGAGACGACCGTGAACATCCTCGGGAACACGCAGCAGAAGACCTTCACGGTAATTTACGACGTGGACAAGAAGAGGATCGGGTTCGGCGCCAAGGGCTGCAACTGA